A stretch of the Candidatus Spechtbacteria bacterium genome encodes the following:
- a CDS encoding trypsin-like peptidase domain-containing protein, with product MVHFLSKLTFTVVVGGIGGVLFIEAALPYLQRHGLVQKIPLLQKMGTETTIIERTEKIIIEENSALEQAIARSKQSIIAVQALDASGKQVAYASGLVLTNDGMVIVPSTVVKQESKNYLVRGARDWFNADLRGIDIKTGLAIFRAVDLHLSPAAFVDEKDIVLGKRVFALSMPQENVQHVEGGMITTIGPDAQKYDTSIRLLLRGYDGSAVFSLDNKVLGIGRFANENETNLVSSKDIESFLRKTLAQRVSLEAISLTRRASASSTGGR from the coding sequence ATGGTACATTTTCTCTCAAAACTAACCTTCACTGTAGTCGTCGGCGGCATCGGCGGCGTTCTGTTCATTGAAGCAGCCTTGCCTTATCTACAGCGTCATGGCTTGGTACAAAAAATTCCGTTGCTGCAAAAAATGGGAACCGAGACTACTATTATTGAACGAACAGAAAAAATTATCATAGAGGAAAACTCCGCGTTAGAACAAGCGATTGCGCGAAGCAAGCAGAGCATAATTGCGGTACAAGCACTTGATGCAAGCGGCAAACAAGTTGCGTATGCAAGCGGTCTCGTGCTCACTAATGATGGTATGGTTATAGTGCCAAGCACGGTAGTAAAACAAGAATCAAAAAATTATCTTGTACGCGGCGCGCGCGATTGGTTTAATGCGGATCTTCGGGGAATTGATATTAAAACTGGACTAGCTATTTTTCGTGCCGTTGACTTGCATCTTTCACCCGCGGCATTTGTTGATGAAAAAGATATAGTCTTGGGTAAGCGCGTATTTGCGTTGAGTATGCCGCAAGAAAATGTTCAGCATGTTGAAGGAGGAATGATAACGACTATTGGCCCAGACGCGCAAAAATACGACACTTCAATTCGGTTGCTTTTGCGGGGGTACGATGGATCCGCGGTTTTTTCTCTTGATAACAAAGTTTTGGGAATTGGACGTTTTGCAAATGAAAACGAGACTAACTTAGTCTCGTCTAAAGATATTGAATCTTTTCTGCGGAAAACACTCGCTCAACGCGTCTCATTAGAGGCGATTTCTCTAACGAGACGAGCATCAGCTTCGTCAACGGGCGGACGGTGA